A genomic segment from Mastomys coucha isolate ucsf_1 unplaced genomic scaffold, UCSF_Mcou_1 pScaffold7, whole genome shotgun sequence encodes:
- the Omd gene encoding osteomodulin, with the protein MGFLSPIYVLFFCFGVRVSCQYEAYRWDEDYDQEPNEDYEPEFQFHQNIEYEVPFYHNILGCAKECFCPTNFPTSMYCDNRKLKTIPNIPMHIQQLNLQFNDIEAVPANSFINATHLKEINLSHNKIKSQNIDYGVFAKLSNLQQLHLEHNNLEEFPFPLPKSLERLLLGYNEISTLPTNAMDGLVNVTMLDLCYNHLSDSMLKEKNLSKMEKLMQLNLCNNRLESMPPGLPSSLMYLSLENNSISSIPDNYFDKLPKLHALRISHNKLEDIPYDIFNLSNLIELNVGHNKLKQAFYIPRNLEHLYLQNNEIESINVTMICPSPDPTHHHHLTYLRVDQNKLKEPISSYIFFCFPRIHSIYYGEQRSTNGETIQLKTQVFRSYQEEEEEDDHDSQDNTLEGQEVSEEHFNSHYYEMQEWQDNI; encoded by the exons ATGGGCTTTTTAAGTCCAATATatgtccttttcttctgttttggagTTAGAGTATCCTGCCAATATGAAGCTTACCGATGGGATGAAGATTATGACCAAGAGCCAAATGAAGATTATGAGCCAGAATTCCAATTTCATCAAAATATTGAATATGAAGTTCCCTTTTATCATAATATTTTAGGTTGTGCTAAGGAATGCTTCTGTCCAACTAACTTTCCAACATCAATGTACTGTGACAATCGTAAACTCAAGACTATCCCAAATATTCCAATGCACATTCAGCAACTCAACCTTCAGTTCAATGACATTGAGGCCGTGCCTGCAAATTCATTCATCAATGCAACTCATCTTAAAGAAATTAACCTTAGCCACAACAAAATTAAATCTCAAAATATTGATTATGGTGTGTTTGCTAAACTTTCAAATCTACAACAACTTCATCTAGAGCACAATAACTTAGAAGAATTTCCATTTCCACTTCCTAAATCTCTGGAAAGACTCCTTCTTGGTTATAATGAAATCTCCACACTTCCAACAAATGCCATGGATGGGCTGGTAAACGTGACTATgcttgatctctgctataatcatCTTTCTGAttcaatgttaaaagaaaagaacctttccaaaatggaaaaattaatgCAGCTCAATCTATGTAATAACAGATTAGAATCAATGCCCCCTGGATTGCCTTCATCACTTATGTATCTATCTTTAGAAAATAATTCCATTTCATCTATACCAGATAATTATTTTGACAAACTTCCAAAACTTCATGCCCTAAGAATATCACACAACAAACTGGAAGACATTCCATATGACATCTTTAATCTTTCCAATCTTATAGAACTCAATGTTGGACACAACAAATTGAAGCAAGCATTCTACATTCCAAGGAATTTAGAACATCTATACctacaaaataatgaaatagaaa GTATCAATGTGACAATGATATGTCCTTCTCCTGATCCAACACACCATCACCATTTAACATACCTTCGCGTGGACCAAAATAAGCTGAAAGAACCAATAAGTTCATACATCTTCTTCTGCTTCCCTCGTATACATAGTATTTATTATGGTGAGCAGAGGAGCACTAATGGTGAAACAATTCAACTGAAGACCCAAGTTTTCAGGAGCTaccaagaggaggaagaggaagatgaccATGACAGTCAGGACAACACTCTTGAGGGTCAAGAAGTATCAGAAGAGCACTTTAATTCTCATTACTATGAAATGCAAGAGTGGCAAGATAATATATAA